Proteins encoded together in one Chitinophaga sp. LS1 window:
- the ybeY gene encoding rRNA maturation RNase YbeY — MAINFTSHEVKVNLKEKTRLKAYIKEKFAREGQKLKDLQYVFCSDEYLLEINQQFLQHDTYTDIVTFELGTDPNVTEGEIYISIDRVKDNAEKFKVPVEQELHRVIFHGALHLCGYKDKSKEQSAAMRAKENECLKEYLGITV, encoded by the coding sequence ATGGCGATTAATTTTACTTCCCACGAGGTAAAGGTAAACCTAAAAGAGAAAACAAGGTTGAAGGCATACATAAAAGAGAAGTTTGCAAGAGAGGGACAAAAATTGAAGGACTTACAATATGTGTTTTGTTCAGATGAGTACCTTTTGGAAATTAATCAGCAGTTCCTGCAACATGATACTTATACAGATATCGTAACTTTTGAATTGGGTACAGATCCTAATGTAACGGAAGGGGAGATCTATATTAGTATAGATAGAGTGAAGGATAATGCAGAGAAGTTCAAGGTACCTGTAGAGCAGGAATTGCATAGGGTTATTTTTCATGGAGCACTTCATTTATGTGGATATAAGGATAAGTCAAAAGAGCAGTCGGCTGCCATGAGGGCAAAGGAAAATGAGTGTCTGAAGGAATATTTAGGTATTACGGTATAA
- a CDS encoding SDR family oxidoreductase: MEKIIVAGGTSGIGLATAKLLAEKGASVIVTGRSEEKLAAARSTAPGITAISLDSTDADALKYFFAQTGHFHHLILTLSSSKGGGPFATINLTDLRAGFDGKFWPHLQTIQAALPWLDKDGSITIITAASSTAKLPGTAGLAAINGALEIMVPILAKELKPLRINAVSPGVIDTDWWNFLNSEEKSAAFESYAQGIAVGRIGNPQDVSNLIETVVHNSYINGSVLNVNGGLM; encoded by the coding sequence ATGGAAAAAATAATCGTCGCCGGTGGTACATCCGGAATTGGACTAGCCACTGCAAAACTGCTCGCCGAAAAAGGTGCATCTGTAATAGTAACCGGCCGTAGTGAAGAAAAGTTAGCTGCTGCCAGGTCAACAGCCCCTGGTATCACAGCCATTTCTTTAGACAGTACCGATGCCGATGCACTGAAATACTTCTTTGCACAAACTGGTCATTTTCACCACCTGATCCTCACCCTGAGTAGTTCAAAAGGTGGTGGCCCATTCGCCACCATAAATCTGACTGATCTCCGTGCCGGCTTTGATGGCAAATTCTGGCCACACTTACAGACCATTCAGGCTGCACTCCCATGGCTGGATAAGGATGGTAGCATTACTATCATCACTGCAGCATCCTCCACGGCAAAACTACCTGGTACAGCTGGTTTGGCGGCGATCAACGGCGCCCTGGAGATCATGGTACCTATTCTTGCAAAGGAATTAAAACCATTACGCATCAATGCTGTGTCACCAGGTGTGATCGATACTGATTGGTGGAACTTTTTAAACAGTGAGGAGAAAAGTGCAGCCTTTGAAAGCTATGCACAGGGCATTGCTGTAGGCAGAATAGGTAATCCACAGGATGTGTCTAACCTCATTGAAACTGTTGTGCATAATTCATATATAAACGGCTCAGTACTCAATGTAAATGGGGGACTGATGTGA
- a CDS encoding helix-turn-helix domain-containing protein — MPSSNSLPTHHLNTFHKERHRTSSNVIFGYNNLPVQHQIPGFELYSTEGMIPDYGPAKSTFYRVGIILQGNLHMQLGLEHFDIGPSSLTFSIPGQVHSKSNASPDILGYYILFDPTFLEGLLPHVHMSAEFPFYDYAGSQLLNCNEQEINEIVNFIGKIDTELKADHSGKLTAIKMYVYLLLLTAKRSYERQSPVNNVPATTHMVTLFYKLVSQHFLQYRQVSDYARMLHVTPNHLNRVVKSTTNRTASDAIQEMLVQEAKVLLQNTSLSISEIAYQLDFSEPAAFNHFFRKTTGGTPLQYRSII; from the coding sequence ATGCCCTCATCCAATTCTTTGCCTACCCATCACCTTAATACATTTCATAAGGAACGTCATCGTACTTCTTCCAATGTCATCTTTGGGTATAACAATTTACCAGTACAACATCAGATCCCAGGATTTGAGTTGTACTCCACCGAAGGCATGATACCGGATTATGGTCCGGCAAAATCTACATTTTACAGAGTCGGTATTATCCTTCAGGGCAATCTCCATATGCAGTTAGGTCTGGAGCATTTCGATATAGGACCTTCCAGCCTGACATTCTCTATCCCCGGACAAGTACATAGTAAGTCTAACGCCAGCCCTGACATCCTCGGTTACTATATATTATTTGACCCAACCTTTCTTGAAGGCCTGCTCCCACATGTGCATATGAGCGCCGAATTCCCTTTCTATGACTATGCTGGTTCCCAGCTACTAAATTGCAACGAGCAGGAAATCAATGAAATAGTAAATTTCATAGGAAAAATAGATACAGAACTAAAGGCAGATCATTCAGGTAAACTGACTGCTATCAAAATGTATGTCTATCTGTTACTATTGACAGCCAAAAGATCTTATGAAAGGCAATCGCCAGTCAACAACGTTCCAGCAACGACCCATATGGTCACGCTCTTTTATAAACTGGTGAGCCAGCACTTCCTGCAATACCGGCAGGTGAGCGACTATGCCCGTATGCTCCATGTCACACCCAACCACCTGAACAGGGTTGTAAAAAGTACGACTAACCGCACTGCCTCCGATGCCATTCAGGAAATGTTGGTGCAGGAAGCAAAAGTATTATTACAAAATACCTCACTCTCCATTTCAGAAATTGCTTATCAGTTGGACTTTAGTGAGCCAGCTGCATTCAATCACTTCTTCCGCAAAACCACCGGAGGAACACCACTCCAATACAGAAGCATAATCTGA
- the cls gene encoding cardiolipin synthase: protein MYQVLYFLWGTNWHIAIKIIGYVLISLSFIGVVGTILLENRNPVKALSYIMLLVFVPILGLIVYYYLGRDLRKRRRFTLKGSKDETLMLRYWESQRREIEHMQLALRNSVASKQEISAMLLNTRNSVLSQNNKVQILLNGEEKFPAVMKALREAKHHIHMEYYIFAADDVGNEVADILIEKLKEGIEVRFVYDDLGCSDIGDIPDLLEEHGAEVFKFSPVLINFYLNANYRNHRKIIVIDGNIGFTGGINMDDRYLNNGKHPVFWRDTHLQLEGDVVNLLQLQFMMSYRYCSKNTFPFSDPYFHRSSIKEHCFADIVASGPDSDFPMSMQTILMAINVARRSIRISNPYFIPNDQILSALQMAALAGKNVELIIPSRGDSFFVQHAAQSYVKPMLDAGAKVYFYQKGFIHAKTIVIDDNLAIVGTVNLDNRSFYLNSEIAVVVYDRPVVHKLNAAFEQDLQDAVQIERRTWKNRSIWQRFIDAVCRLFTPLL, encoded by the coding sequence GTGTATCAGGTATTATATTTTCTTTGGGGCACGAACTGGCACATCGCCATCAAGATCATCGGCTATGTATTGATCAGCCTTTCCTTTATAGGGGTGGTCGGCACTATCCTGCTGGAAAACCGTAACCCTGTCAAAGCGTTGTCTTACATCATGTTACTGGTGTTCGTCCCCATTCTCGGATTGATTGTATACTACTACCTGGGCCGTGACCTCCGCAAGCGTCGCCGCTTTACGCTGAAAGGCAGTAAGGACGAGACTTTGATGCTAAGATATTGGGAATCACAGCGTAGAGAAATTGAGCACATGCAGCTCGCCCTCCGCAATTCCGTAGCCAGCAAACAGGAGATCTCTGCTATGCTGTTGAATACCAGAAACTCCGTCCTTTCTCAGAATAATAAAGTCCAGATCTTACTCAATGGTGAAGAGAAATTCCCGGCAGTGATGAAAGCACTCAGGGAAGCCAAACATCATATACACATGGAGTACTACATCTTTGCCGCAGATGATGTAGGCAACGAAGTAGCAGACATACTCATAGAGAAATTAAAAGAAGGTATAGAAGTCAGGTTTGTATACGATGACCTGGGATGCAGTGACATTGGCGATATCCCGGATCTGTTGGAAGAACATGGTGCGGAAGTATTTAAGTTCTCACCTGTACTCATCAATTTCTACCTGAATGCAAACTATCGTAATCACCGTAAGATTATCGTCATAGATGGCAATATCGGCTTCACTGGCGGCATCAATATGGATGACCGGTATCTCAATAACGGTAAGCATCCTGTGTTCTGGAGAGACACGCATTTGCAGCTGGAAGGTGATGTGGTAAACCTGTTGCAGTTACAGTTCATGATGAGTTATCGCTATTGCAGTAAGAATACATTTCCATTCAGTGATCCTTACTTTCATCGTTCCAGTATAAAAGAACATTGCTTTGCAGATATCGTAGCCAGCGGACCTGATTCAGATTTTCCTATGTCGATGCAGACCATACTTATGGCGATCAATGTAGCAAGAAGAAGTATCCGTATCAGCAATCCTTATTTCATTCCTAATGATCAGATACTGAGTGCATTGCAGATGGCCGCCCTGGCAGGGAAAAATGTAGAACTAATAATACCCTCGCGTGGCGATTCATTCTTTGTACAACATGCTGCACAATCATACGTGAAACCTATGCTGGATGCAGGTGCAAAAGTGTATTTCTATCAGAAAGGATTTATTCACGCCAAGACCATCGTGATCGACGATAACCTGGCAATAGTAGGTACTGTAAACCTTGATAACAGAAGCTTTTATTTGAACAGTGAAATTGCAGTAGTCGTATATGACCGGCCGGTAGTACATAAATTAAACGCTGCCTTTGAACAGGATTTACAGGATGCCGTTCAGATCGAACGGCGCACCTGGAAAAACCGCTCTATCTGGCAGCGTTTTATAGATGCAGTGTGCAGATTGTTCACACCATTATTGTAA
- a CDS encoding FeoA family protein — translation MKKSAIKLSSLAIGKSAVITAFESDDLHIKLMEMGCVPGETVKIEKIAPLGDPISIMVAGYNLSLRKTEADYIWVEELS, via the coding sequence ATGAAAAAAAGTGCGATTAAATTGTCCTCCCTTGCGATAGGAAAAAGTGCCGTGATTACTGCTTTCGAAAGCGACGATTTACATATAAAATTAATGGAAATGGGATGTGTGCCAGGTGAAACAGTAAAGATTGAAAAAATCGCACCTCTTGGAGATCCCATCTCAATTATGGTAGCAGGATATAATCTTTCCCTCCGCAAAACCGAAGCAGATTATATCTGGGTAGAAGAACTCTCTTAA
- the mnmG gene encoding tRNA uridine-5-carboxymethylaminomethyl(34) synthesis enzyme MnmG, producing MFPSYDVIVVGAGHAGCEAAAAAANMGSKVLLVTMNMQTIAQMSCNPAMGGIAKGQIVREIDAMGGYSGIVTDQSMIQFRMLNRSKGPAMWSPRTQNDRMLFAAKWREALEQTPNVDFYQDMVKGLLVKDGICYGVVTGLGHEIKAKSVVLTNGTFLNGVMHIGDKQFGGGRVAEKAATGITEQLVSLGFESDRLKTGTPPRIDARSLDYSKMEEQKGDDVITGFSYLDIEKIKPEQQRSCFITYTSNEVHEMLKTGFDRSPMFQGRIQGRGPRYCPSIEDKINRFAERDRHQLFVEPEGWNTVEIYVNGFSTSLPEDVQYKALQLVPGFENVKMFRPGYAIEYDYFPPTQLQFSLETKHIQNLFFAGQINGTTGYEEAACQGLMAGINAHLKATGQAPFVLKRSEAYIGVLIDDLINKGTDEPYRMFTSRAEFRTLLRQDNADLRLTERSHKIGLAGENRMEKVRSKSEGVEKIKAILKELPIDPEEINHFLAEKNTSPLPQRIRAYQILLRPSMDIFSMRDNVTRMKNALAAFDDETLEQAEIQIKYETYIEKENELVKRMSQLEDLVIPDSFDYTKLVSLSAEARQKFNKIRPRTLGQASRISGVNPSDVQILMVYMGR from the coding sequence ATGTTTCCATCTTACGATGTTATAGTGGTAGGCGCAGGACATGCCGGTTGCGAAGCAGCGGCGGCTGCCGCGAATATGGGTTCAAAGGTTCTTCTGGTAACCATGAACATGCAGACTATTGCCCAAATGAGTTGCAACCCAGCTATGGGAGGTATCGCAAAAGGACAAATAGTAAGGGAGATCGATGCCATGGGTGGATATTCTGGTATTGTGACCGACCAGTCCATGATCCAGTTCCGTATGTTGAACAGATCTAAGGGGCCTGCTATGTGGAGCCCCCGTACCCAAAATGATAGAATGCTCTTCGCAGCCAAGTGGAGGGAAGCATTGGAGCAAACCCCAAATGTGGATTTCTATCAGGATATGGTGAAAGGCCTTCTTGTAAAAGATGGTATTTGCTATGGGGTAGTGACAGGTCTTGGACATGAAATCAAAGCAAAAAGTGTTGTTCTCACCAACGGAACTTTCCTGAATGGGGTAATGCACATCGGCGATAAACAATTCGGTGGAGGAAGGGTTGCAGAGAAAGCTGCGACCGGAATTACCGAACAATTAGTTTCTCTTGGTTTCGAAAGTGATCGCCTCAAAACAGGAACACCTCCGCGTATCGATGCCAGAAGTTTGGACTATTCCAAAATGGAAGAACAAAAAGGTGATGATGTCATCACAGGTTTCTCTTACCTGGATATTGAGAAGATAAAACCTGAGCAACAAAGAAGTTGTTTTATTACCTATACCAGCAATGAGGTACATGAAATGCTGAAGACTGGTTTCGACCGGTCACCTATGTTCCAGGGTAGAATACAGGGTAGGGGACCTAGATACTGTCCAAGTATCGAAGATAAAATAAACAGGTTCGCCGAAAGGGATAGACACCAGTTGTTCGTAGAACCAGAAGGTTGGAACACCGTAGAGATTTACGTGAACGGATTTTCTACCTCCCTCCCTGAAGATGTACAATATAAAGCCCTGCAATTAGTGCCGGGTTTTGAAAATGTAAAAATGTTCCGTCCGGGGTATGCTATCGAGTATGATTACTTTCCACCTACCCAGTTGCAGTTCTCACTGGAGACCAAACATATTCAAAACCTGTTCTTTGCAGGTCAGATAAATGGTACTACCGGGTATGAGGAAGCAGCATGTCAGGGTTTGATGGCAGGTATTAATGCTCACCTTAAGGCAACTGGTCAGGCACCTTTTGTACTGAAAAGAAGTGAAGCATACATCGGGGTACTCATAGATGACCTGATCAACAAGGGTACAGATGAACCTTACCGTATGTTTACCTCCCGTGCAGAATTCAGAACATTGCTTCGTCAGGATAATGCGGATCTAAGGCTGACCGAACGGAGTCATAAAATTGGCTTGGCAGGAGAGAACAGGATGGAAAAAGTAAGATCGAAATCAGAAGGAGTAGAAAAAATAAAAGCGATTCTGAAAGAATTGCCTATCGATCCGGAAGAAATTAACCACTTCCTGGCAGAGAAAAATACTTCTCCACTGCCTCAGAGAATTCGTGCTTACCAGATTTTGTTACGTCCATCTATGGATATTTTCTCTATGAGGGATAATGTGACAAGGATGAAAAATGCACTTGCTGCATTTGATGATGAAACTTTGGAACAGGCAGAGATCCAGATCAAGTATGAAACATACATCGAAAAGGAAAATGAACTGGTAAAAAGAATGAGTCAACTCGAAGACCTGGTGATCCCGGATAGTTTTGATTATACAAAATTGGTATCATTGAGTGCAGAGGCAAGGCAGAAATTTAATAAAATCAGACCTCGTACTTTGGGGCAGGCATCCAGAATCAGTGGGGTAAATCCAAGCGATGTACAAATTCTGATGGTGTATATGGGGCGATAA
- a CDS encoding lactonase family protein → MIKILLTSTALLFASTLLAQTDTSAEKYLLIGAYTKTSDEGISVYAFNTQTGTFRFVSTAKNVENPSYLVISPDHKYVYAVDETNGNNPGNVSAFEWDTISGQLTFLNKQPSGGDDPCYITTDQDGKYVVVANYSGGSFSILPVKPDGRLEAPVQTIEHTGSGPNKERQEKPHVHCVYFSPDHQQLYVSDLGIDQIAIYNYRQGDVQPVVPANPGFAPFPPGSGPRHLVFHPNGKWVYVLHELDGKITAFHYDKGKLTPFQPVSILPDNFKGKPWAADLHISLDGKFLYATNRDPLNNILTFSINAKTGNLVKKGEIATGGKTPRNFVIDPSGNFLLVAHQNSNNVTVFKRDKVTGLLKKQKEELKTPSPVCLKFIGSN, encoded by the coding sequence ATGATCAAAATCTTACTCACCAGCACAGCTTTACTATTTGCCTCTACTTTGCTTGCACAAACAGATACATCCGCTGAAAAATATTTACTCATCGGTGCCTATACCAAAACATCAGATGAGGGTATCAGCGTCTATGCTTTCAACACCCAAACCGGTACCTTCCGGTTTGTAAGCACTGCGAAAAATGTAGAGAACCCTTCTTACCTGGTTATCTCTCCGGATCACAAATATGTGTATGCCGTGGATGAAACCAATGGAAATAATCCAGGGAATGTAAGTGCCTTTGAATGGGATACTATTTCCGGCCAACTTACCTTTCTAAATAAACAACCTTCAGGTGGTGACGACCCTTGTTATATCACCACTGACCAGGATGGAAAATATGTGGTAGTCGCCAATTACTCAGGGGGTAGTTTTTCTATTCTCCCTGTGAAACCAGATGGCCGACTCGAAGCACCTGTACAAACTATTGAACATACCGGCTCCGGTCCCAACAAAGAGCGACAGGAAAAACCACATGTGCATTGTGTGTATTTCAGCCCGGATCACCAGCAATTATATGTATCCGATCTGGGCATAGATCAGATAGCTATTTACAATTATCGTCAGGGTGATGTACAACCAGTGGTACCAGCTAATCCTGGATTTGCACCTTTCCCTCCGGGGTCAGGTCCCCGCCACCTGGTATTCCATCCCAATGGAAAATGGGTGTATGTATTGCATGAACTGGATGGAAAAATTACAGCCTTCCATTATGATAAAGGAAAGCTGACACCTTTCCAGCCAGTGTCCATTCTTCCGGACAATTTCAAAGGCAAACCCTGGGCTGCCGACCTCCACATTTCACTGGATGGAAAATTTTTATACGCAACAAATCGTGATCCTCTTAATAATATTTTGACTTTTTCTATCAATGCCAAAACAGGGAATCTGGTGAAAAAAGGAGAGATCGCAACAGGTGGAAAAACACCAAGAAATTTTGTGATCGACCCGAGCGGCAACTTCCTGTTGGTGGCTCACCAGAATTCAAATAATGTGACTGTCTTTAAAAGAGACAAAGTAACCGGACTCCTCAAAAAACAAAAGGAAGAGCTGAAGACACCTAGCCCGGTATGTTTGAAATTCATAGGCAGTAATTAA